A segment of the Symmachiella macrocystis genome:
ACGCGCTCAAACTGGCGTTCAGCGATAGCGTTCTCTACGCATTGCCGATTCTGGATACCGACCGTTCCAGCCACTTGGTCGATGTGTCCAAAATTTTCATGAGCGACGATGCCGGCATCGGCCGTTCGATTGGCTATGCCTTTGCTTCGGACCGGTCGACCTGGGAGAAGGTCAAGGCGTTTGAGAAAAACGTCGAACTGCGCGTTGCCGCCGTTTATCAAGGCCGTGGCACCTCCGATGCGATCGTCGATCCCCGCGGCGTGACCGTGCAAGTCCATCACAGCATCAGCGAACTGGGAAAATCGGATTATAAGCCGCGCCTCGCGGATGACCGCGTGGGCTATTTCACCACGGTGATCAAGGACTTCTCCAGCGACGAGGATGAGCACTTTATTCGCTACATCAATCGCTGGAATCTGCAAAAAGAAGACGACAAAGGGCCGACCTCCGTCCCCAAGAAACAAATTACCTTCTTCATCGAAGAAACCGTTCCGCACCGCTGGCTCCCCTATGTCCTAGAGGGATTCAAGGAATGGAACAAAGCCTTCGAGAAGCTGGGCTATTATGAAGCGATCAACGTCCGACGGCAGGGAGAGGCGGGCTTCGACTTCGATCCCGAAGACATCCGCTACAACACCTTCCGCTGGATCACGGCCGAGGCCGGTTTCGCGATGGGACCTTCACGGGTGAATCCCAAAACGGGCGAAATCCTCGACGCCGATATCATTTTTGATGCCGACTTCCTGAAATATTGGTCGACCAAATATGAAACGTTCTCCTCCAATGACGTTGCCATGATGATGGGGGGCGACCCGCTGACCAATGATGAATTGCCCATCGGCCAGTTCCTCAACCAACGGCACAAGAGTGCGGCGCAACCGAAAGAACTCACGCAACACCGTCATCTACCCGGCCAAGGCTGTTCGCTTTGCAATGGCCTGCAACACCAAATGGGCTTTTCGGCCGCTGTGTTGATGTCACGGACCGGAGCTGTGAAAAAAGGCGAACTCCCCGAGGAGTTCATCGGACAAGCACTCAAAGAAGTCGTCATGCACGAAGTCGGGCACACGCTCGGGTTACGGCACAACTTCAAAGCGAGCGCTTGGAAGACATTGGAAGAAATCAACGATCCCGAAAAAGGGGCCGCTGAAGGAACCGTGTCGAGCGTGATGGATTACACACCGGCCAATATCGTCCCCAAAGGACAAAAGCAAGGATTGTACTTCCCGCAGACCATCGGACCTTATGACTACTGGGCCATCGAATATGGCTACTCCGACAAGAAGGGCGATGAACTCAAGGCTGTTGCCGCGCGTTCCACCGAACCGGCGTTGGATTTTGCCACCGACGAAGACACCCGTAGCTACGATTCCGATCCCCTGTCGAATCGCTTCGACTTGGGCAAAGACCCGTTGGAGTTTGCGAAACGACAAATGGCAACCGCCGCCAGTCTCTGGCCGGAAGTTGTGGAGACGACCGTTGAAGATGGAGACGGCTACCAACGTGCCCGCCAAGCATTCGGTATGTTGTTCAGCGAATACTGGCGGACCGCCTACTTCGCCGCACGCTTCCCCGGTGGCGTGTACGTCAATCGCGACCACAAAGGTTCTAAAGACGCACGAGCTCCTTATGAACTGGTCGAACCGGAACGGCAACGGGCCGCGATGAAACTGTTGGCCGAATCGGCCTTCAGCACTCAAAACTTCCCGCCTGAGATCTTGAACTACCTGGCAGCCACGCGCTGGAATCACTGGGGCGTTCGGAATTACATCCGCTTGGATTATCCGATTCACGAATTCGTGGCGATGATGCAATCGCGGATCTTGTACCGGCTGTTGCACCAAATCACCTTGGCCCGGCTGCTCGACAGCGAGTTGAAAGTCCCCGAAGGGACCGATACCTACACATTGGCCGAACACCTGCGCACGTTGGTCCAAGCCTGTTTCAGCGAGTGGCAACCCCAAGAAGCCGGGGGCGAATTTACAAATCGTAAACCGTATATCTCCAGCTTCCGCCGCAACCTGCAACGCTTAGCAGTCAAGCAATTCGCCGATGTCGTCAACATGCCGGGAACGTCCATGTGGACGCTGACCAGCCCGTTTCGACTGAGCGGGGTGGATATGCCCGAGGATGCACGGACGTTGGCCCGCTTGCATCTGGCCGATTTGGATCGTCAAATCACAGCCGTGTTGGGCAAGGAAAACCTGAAATTGGACGACTATTCCCGCGCCCACTTGCAGGATTGCCAAGAGCGGATTCGCAAAACGCTCAATTCCCAAGTTCAAATCCGCTCCGTCGACTGACGGTTGCGGCTGTTGAAGAAACGCACGAACCCCGCCAGAACCTGGCGGGGTTTTTTTAGTAGGCAACAGGAGTCCATGATTTCGCGATTACGGTAGGGAGCAGATGTGGTTTGATCTCCTGGCTGCGTCGTCCATAATGTGAAAATGAAATCCTTTCGCTTCATCTTCTTACTGACCCTGTTGTCGTTCCTGGTCACGGGCGCAATCTGGTACACCGAAATTCCCCTGGGCATTCCCGGCGAATGGGTGTGGGATCGCATCGGTCCCCCGCTCGATTGGGGCTTGACCCTCATCATGGCCAGCGTCTGCGGGGCGATTTATTTTACCTATGTCTGGGCCGGCGAAGCCCGCATCGCCAAATGTCGGAGTTTCGAAACCGGACTGTGGTTGTGCGGAATGGTCCTGCTCGGATTTGGCTGGCTGTGGGTGGCGCAAGACGCGGCACCGGCGGACCGGCGATTTTCTAAGACCGCCTGGGTCCTGTACTATCCGGGCGCATCGGGTTACTTCACCATGGCCCGTGATCATGAACAAGACTTCGACGAATTCCTCGGCGGATACGAAACATTGATGGCCGAGGGAGATGTGCTCCACGTGGGAACGCATCCACCGGGACTGTTCATCGCCTATCATTGGCTGATCGAAACTTGCCGCTCGTCCCCCAACCTGACTGCTTGGCTTCGCTATACCGAACCCGCGTCGTTCTCTGACGCGATGGACCTCATCGCCCAAAACCACGCAAGCACCCCGCAGGCAGTGCGGCCCGAACATCGAGCCGCCATCTGGTTAGCCGCACTGCTCACACAATTCACGGCGGCGGCAACCGTCATCCCGTTGTTCCTACTCATCCTCCGCGACTTCACCCGGCAGACCGCATGGCTAGCGGTATCGTTGTGGCCGACCATTCCGGCGCTGGCGCTGTTTTTACCCAAATCAGACGCGCTGTATCCGTTGCTGGGGGTTTTGATTTGGTACTTCTGGCTCACCGGCTGGGAACAACGTTCCGCCTGGAGAAGTCTACTCGCCGGCGGCATTTTGTTGATCGGATTGAGTTGTAGCTTGGCCATCCTTCCCGTGTGGGTCGGATTGGGAATCATCACGCTCTGGCGCGGTTGGCTGTGCGAACCGGAGCAGCGCGTGCCGGGCGCCCTGGCCAAGCTTTGGTTTAGCAAGACGTGGGCAGCCATCGGATTTCTCTTGCCGGGGGTGGCACTGTGGTGGGTCACCGGCATCAACTTACTCACAGTTTGGATTTGGAATTATCGCAACCACGCCGGCTTTTATGCCGAATACCCTCGCACCTATTGGAAATGGTTGGCCGTCAATCCGTTGGAGTTTTGTATCGCCGCCGGCATCCCTTTAGCCTGCTGTGCGATCCTCGGCGGGCTGCGCATGCTCCGCCCCGATTATCGCTCTCGCCTCGCCGGACTCGTCTGGACCTGTTTGAGCGTCGGGGGCCTATTGTGGATCAGCGGCAAAAATATGGGCGAGCTAGCCCGGCTGTGGATCCTGCTGATGCCCTGGCTGGTGTGGCTGGCCGCAGGAAGCCTCGCCGTCGACAGTGAACCAAGTTCCCTGCCAAAACGAAGTCGCTGGGCTGCCGTGTTCGTTCTGCAATTGGCGGTGGGAATCGCCATGCTAATGCGCGTGCACGGTTTTCAAATGCCATAGGTCCAGCAGGCCGAACAGGCCGCAGGACCGCCCCATCTGTGAGAAGCGGGATATTCACTGCAGACGAATTGCGCCGCTCGACATTCCGCACAGTCTCGCTGGTGGGTGCAGAATGTCCCCTGCGATGGCGATCAGACGCGCCGAATTCCGATATCGACTAACAATGGCAACGCTGATTTCCACAGCGGACGCCATCGACCGGAAAATCCCGGCAGTATCTCCCTGTGAATTCTGGGACGTTTCAAGGAACGAGATTGTGAATCGTGTCTCTCGATCGACCGTGCTTGTTGCTCTTTTTACCGCGCTAGCCAGCGGCTGTGGTGGCGAAGAGATTGTGCACACCACCAAGGGAATCGACGAAAAGGTTTCGCCAGCAGAGTTTGAATCGTTCCAATCGATCATCAACAGCCTGCCGGACAAAAAGCTCCCAGAGATTCCCTCGACATTGCTTCCACGGCCCCACTGGACGCAGGAACGGACGCTGCCGATTCAAGACCTGATTCGTCAGGAGAACGACGCCTTTGAAGACCGCTGGTCGGTGGAACTCATCGCCCGGCAACTCCCGATCAACAAACAGTTAATGCGTGCCTTGCGGCGCGAGCAGATGACCCCCGAGCAGTTTGTGGGGTTAACACTGACTCTCGGTGCGGCACTCACAGCCGACGCTACGGACGAGCGGAATGATTTAGCGGCAATTGTTGCGGCAGGAGAACAACACGTCACCATTCTGACCGCCGATAAAACGGCGTTCTCCTCCCTAAGCGACGTCCGCGCACACGAAATCCTGACCCAAGCCGCTTGGTTAACCGTCGTGAACCGGGCCAAGGTGCTGCTGCAGGTGCCGCCGGAAAACCTGCAATTGGTCCGCAAACACCGCGAATGGCTCGATGCCGCTTTTCCCACCGATCTCACGCAAGATCCGCTGGCCGATCTGACCAACGTCATGCATGAACGCGGAATCCCCTTCGAGGAGATGCCCGAGAGCGGTTCCGACGAGCAAATCGAGTGGAGCACCAAGACAGCCATCATCGGCGAGATATCCGTCGACGCAGCGTTTTAGCCAGTGGGCAATCGCGAATTTCGAGCCCCGCCCGTTCGCACACACCAGTCCTACTGAGCGCTGCTCATATCCGGGCGAAGTTTCTGGGCCTCGCGCAGGTAGACGTGCGTGATTTCTTGCTGCGAGCGGTCGGTGTTGATGTGCATGAGAACGCGGATGCAGCGGGGCATTGCTCCCGGGACGGCGATTTCCGTAGCGCACAGCAACGGGACAAGGTCCATGCCCAATTCACGAGCGGCAGCGGCGGGAAACGCCGATGTCAAATCGTGTGAAGTCGTCAAAAACACCGATGCCAACTCGTCGAACTCCTCAACCTGGTTGGCTTTGAGCACCGCGATCAGCAATTCGCGCGTGGCGGCGCGGATTTCTTCGGGGGTATCGATGTCGACGGTCGTGGCGCCGCGAATTCCTCTGACGGGCATGACGATATTCATTTCCACTAGAAACGGCCGCTCCCAGTCGGGATGCGGACAACTTTTGAGATAATCACCCAGTATCGCAAATCCGCGGCGGCCGGGCAATCGCCGTTGGCCGTTTCTAGGTGGGAATCACGGAAACTACGGCTGATCCCAAAACAGGTCTTGCGTTACTTTTGAGATTTCGCATACAAACCCCATGAGTGGAGTCCTGCGCGGTCCTTTTGCCTGTGACGGCTCCCCTGAAATTGTCTCTCATCAACATTGGAGAAATTGGAAAGCAACGAGCCCACACGGACGAGGCTTGCCAAATTTTCTCAACCGGATAATTGAGTCACTCAAATACTTCACGGACGGTGGCGACAAAACTGATGTCGCTCGTTTGAAATGGAAAGGAATCCATCGATGTCCGCGACAATCGCTGAATTGGCTGCGTTGGTCGGTGGCGAGGTCCAAGGCGATGCCGGCCAAGAAATCACCGGCGCCCAATCGACAGTCGACGCCTGTGCCCAAGACATTACCTTTGCGGTCGACGAAGCCAACTTGCGGCTCCTCCCGCAAAGCGCCGCCGGCGCCGCTTTGATCTCCAAGTCATTGTCCGATGCCGCCACGACGGCAACCCTGTCGATCCCGCTGATTTTTGTCGATGATCCGCTGACCGCCTTTTGCGGCGTGCTGGAACATTTCCGACCACGGCGGCCGCGACTCGAAATCGGCGTCTCCCCACAAGCCTATGTCGACACCACCGCCATCATCGGTCCCGGGACGAACATTCATCCCGGCGCATCGATCGGGGCCGAGACGATCATCGGCAGTGATTGCGACATTCATCCCGGCGTGTCGATCGGAGCGGGTTGCCAGATCGGCGACGGGTGTACGCTGTATCCCAATGTCGTGCTTTACGATCAGGTCACACTGGGCGATCGCGTGATCCTGCATGCGACCGCTGTCTTGGGAGCGGACGGATTCGGTTATCAACTTAAAAACGGCGCGTTTGAAAAAATTCCCCAACTGGGAACAGTGATCATCGAAGACGACGTTGAAATCGGCGCTGGAACCACTATCGACCGGGCCATGATCGGTGCCACAAAAATCGGCCGCGGCACCAAACTCGACAATCAAATCATGATCGGCCACAACTGCGTGCTGGGCGCGCACAACGTGTTTGCCTCGCAGGTCGGTTTCGCCGGATCAGTGACGACGGGCGACTATGTGATGTGCGCCGGCCAAGTCGGTGTCGCCGACCACGTGCATATCGGCGACGGCGCCAAGTTGGCGTCCAAGTCGGGCGTACACAAGGATCTGCCGGGTGGACAAGCCTATGTCGGACAGCCGGTGCAGCCTGAACGGGACGGCATGCGGTCGCTCATGGCCATGCAAAAGCTGCCCGAAATGGCGCGGCGCGTGCGAAAAATGGAATCACGAATTGAAGACGTGGCGGAATTGTTATCGCAGTTGGGCGACGACAACCCACCGTTAGCGAAGGCGGGATAACCGGTCATTCACGCTTCGTTCACAAAATCCCAAAAAACACTTGTTAGTTCATAACAGCAACATGGAAAGTTTCGACAACAACACGCAATCCGCGCAGCCGCAAAGCATCGGCTTGTTGGCCGGCGCGGGTCGGTTCCCCTTCGTATTCGCACAAGCGGCGCGGCGGCAAGGCATTTCCGTACACGCTGTCGGCGTGCTCGGCATGGCCTCCGAGGAGTTGGCCGACGTTTGCGAGACGTATGTAGGCGTGGCCATCTCTAAAGTCGGCAAAGCCATTCGCCGTTTCAAAAAAGTCGGCGTCCAACGTGCGGTCATGGCCGGCAAGATTGAAAAAGTCGTGCTCTTTCATCCCTACCGTTGGTTACGGATGATTCCCGACTGGCGGGCCGCACACATGTTGATGACGTACGCCGCACGCGATAAAAAAGACGACACTTTATTGTTGGCCGTGATCCAAGAGTTCGCGCGCGACAATATCATTTTTGAATCCGCCCTGAATTACTGTCCGGAGATCGTCGTGAAACATGGATTCCTCACGAAAAAACGACCCAGCCCTTCGCAATGGAAAGATATCAACTTTGGCTGGGAGTTGGCCAAAGAAATGGGCCGGTTGGATGTCGGCCAAAGTATCGCCGTCCGCGAAACGGCCGTGTTAGCCGTCGAAGCCATCGAAGGCACCGACGCCGCAATCCGTCGTGCTGGAGAATTGTGCAAAAAAGGCGGGTTCACGGTGGTCAAAGTCGCCAAACCACAACAGGACATGCGGTTTGACGTTCCCACCATCGGCATCCAAACAATTCAAACCATGCATGAGACCGGGGCCAAAGTATTGGCCATCGAAAGTGACAAAACCATCCTACTCGACGAACAAGAAGTCCTGCGACTAGCCAATAAATTTGGGATTACCATCGTCTCGCTCAACGCCGAAGAA
Coding sequences within it:
- a CDS encoding zinc-dependent metalloprotease, whose protein sequence is MLKPCAWSLVIAILAASSPLYAADAAAAKKESKFDKQIKDKTKVEGMWTMYHKDQKLLVDLKASDLSKEYLISTSIAKGIGVGSVLGGMSWGFGDDALWTFKKVGDKIHVIRRNVRYKASKKGPTADALKLAFSDSVLYALPILDTDRSSHLVDVSKIFMSDDAGIGRSIGYAFASDRSTWEKVKAFEKNVELRVAAVYQGRGTSDAIVDPRGVTVQVHHSISELGKSDYKPRLADDRVGYFTTVIKDFSSDEDEHFIRYINRWNLQKEDDKGPTSVPKKQITFFIEETVPHRWLPYVLEGFKEWNKAFEKLGYYEAINVRRQGEAGFDFDPEDIRYNTFRWITAEAGFAMGPSRVNPKTGEILDADIIFDADFLKYWSTKYETFSSNDVAMMMGGDPLTNDELPIGQFLNQRHKSAAQPKELTQHRHLPGQGCSLCNGLQHQMGFSAAVLMSRTGAVKKGELPEEFIGQALKEVVMHEVGHTLGLRHNFKASAWKTLEEINDPEKGAAEGTVSSVMDYTPANIVPKGQKQGLYFPQTIGPYDYWAIEYGYSDKKGDELKAVAARSTEPALDFATDEDTRSYDSDPLSNRFDLGKDPLEFAKRQMATAASLWPEVVETTVEDGDGYQRARQAFGMLFSEYWRTAYFAARFPGGVYVNRDHKGSKDARAPYELVEPERQRAAMKLLAESAFSTQNFPPEILNYLAATRWNHWGVRNYIRLDYPIHEFVAMMQSRILYRLLHQITLARLLDSELKVPEGTDTYTLAEHLRTLVQACFSEWQPQEAGGEFTNRKPYISSFRRNLQRLAVKQFADVVNMPGTSMWTLTSPFRLSGVDMPEDARTLARLHLADLDRQITAVLGKENLKLDDYSRAHLQDCQERIRKTLNSQVQIRSVD
- the aroH gene encoding chorismate mutase, producing the protein MPVRGIRGATTVDIDTPEEIRAATRELLIAVLKANQVEEFDELASVFLTTSHDLTSAFPAAAARELGMDLVPLLCATEIAVPGAMPRCIRVLMHINTDRSQQEITHVYLREAQKLRPDMSSAQ
- the lpxD gene encoding UDP-3-O-(3-hydroxymyristoyl)glucosamine N-acyltransferase — protein: MSATIAELAALVGGEVQGDAGQEITGAQSTVDACAQDITFAVDEANLRLLPQSAAGAALISKSLSDAATTATLSIPLIFVDDPLTAFCGVLEHFRPRRPRLEIGVSPQAYVDTTAIIGPGTNIHPGASIGAETIIGSDCDIHPGVSIGAGCQIGDGCTLYPNVVLYDQVTLGDRVILHATAVLGADGFGYQLKNGAFEKIPQLGTVIIEDDVEIGAGTTIDRAMIGATKIGRGTKLDNQIMIGHNCVLGAHNVFASQVGFAGSVTTGDYVMCAGQVGVADHVHIGDGAKLASKSGVHKDLPGGQAYVGQPVQPERDGMRSLMAMQKLPEMARRVRKMESRIEDVAELLSQLGDDNPPLAKAG
- a CDS encoding LpxI family protein; its protein translation is MESFDNNTQSAQPQSIGLLAGAGRFPFVFAQAARRQGISVHAVGVLGMASEELADVCETYVGVAISKVGKAIRRFKKVGVQRAVMAGKIEKVVLFHPYRWLRMIPDWRAAHMLMTYAARDKKDDTLLLAVIQEFARDNIIFESALNYCPEIVVKHGFLTKKRPSPSQWKDINFGWELAKEMGRLDVGQSIAVRETAVLAVEAIEGTDAAIRRAGELCKKGGFTVVKVAKPQQDMRFDVPTIGIQTIQTMHETGAKVLAIESDKTILLDEQEVLRLANKFGITIVSLNAEEVRLKQCA